One Heteronotia binoei isolate CCM8104 ecotype False Entrance Well chromosome 3, APGP_CSIRO_Hbin_v1, whole genome shotgun sequence genomic window, gccccctctcctcctcctctcagcccccctcctctctccgtccctccttccctccctccctccctccttccccgctcGCTCGCTCGCTGGGTGCCGCCGAGGTCTGCCTGTTCACTGCACGCTCGCCTGGAGCCCGTGGTGCGGGGGCGGCGTGTCGGAGTTCACGTTGCCGACCTGGGAGTAGACGTCGTCGGGCGTCTGCTGCTGGATCCCCGGGGGGGTCATCCGCTTCTCTTTCTGCCTGCGATTGCAAAACCAAACCCTGACCACCTCCTTCTCCAGCTGCAGGCTGTCCGCGAGGTTCGTAATCTCCTGGGCGGAGGGCTTGGGGCATTTGAGGAAGTGGCTCTCCAAGGCCCCCTTGACACTCACCTCGATGGAGGTCCGCTTCTTCCGCTTGCGGCCCTGGGCGGCGATCTTGTCGATGCTGGTGGGGCTGCCCGTGGAGGAGTCGGCTTCCTCCAGCCACTTGTTCAAGAGGGGCTTGAGCTTGCACATGTTCTTGAAGCTCAGCTGCAGGGCCTCGAAGCGGCAGATGGTGGTCTGCGAGAAGACGTTGCCGTAGAGGGTGCCCAGCGCCAAGCCCACGTCGGCCTGCGTGAAGCCCAGCTTGATGCGCCGCTGCTTGAACTGCTTGGCGAACTGCTCCAGGTCGTCGGAGGTCGGCGTGTCCTCGTCCGAGTGCGGgtcccccccgccgccgccgtgGCTGTTGAGCCcccccgcgccgccgccgccgccgccgtggTGGGGGTGGGCgtgcgggtggtggtggtggtggtgatggtggcccGGGTGGTCGCCCAGCTCCGGCGTGTCGCCGCGCACGAGGCCCGGGTGCACCAGGCTCTGGCTGCCGGGCGGCGGGCTCAGCATGCCGTTGACGGTGAAGCCGCCGGGCTGCGAGTAGAggagcggctgctgctgctgctgggccgcCATGGCGGGCAGGTGGGCGGTCGCCGCGGCCCCCCAGTGGCCCTGGTGCGGCGGGCCCAGGTGGGGCGGCGGCGGCCGGTGGTGCAGCGCCGCGCCGCCGTGCAGCTCGTCCCGCCCGCCGCCGCCCTTCACgtcgggctgctgctgctgctgctgttgctgctgctgctgctgctgggggctgccGCTCATGCCCACCGGGCTGCTGGACCACGGCGAGCCGGcctcggcggcggcggcggcggcagcggcggcggcggcggcggcgtggGGCAGGGCTGTCACCCACTGGTGGGCATGGCTCAGCATATGGCCGCCGTTGCTGGCCGCCATGGCGCCCTGCATAAAGTCGCTCTGGACCATCTTCACCGACGAAGGGTCGCCCCGgtagccgccgccgcccgacACCGAGGTGACGGCCACGCTGCCCGGCTGCATGCCCGAGTCCGAGTGCACGATGGAGCCGGCCGACAGGATGCTGTTGCCCGGCAGGTACGGGTTCGACGCCGCCGTGGCCATCGCCGCCGCtgccgtctcctcctcctcctcctcccggggAGGCTccgccgcccgcccgcccgggctcctctcctctcctctccgcaCCGACCGCCGCTGCCTCCGGGTCCCTCGAGGCCGCCTTTAGTGCGCTTCACCTGTgactggcggcggcggcggcgacgaAGACATGGCCCGCAGGACTAGGGAGCCGCGCGGCGGGAGAGAGCGGGAGAGGGGCGCCCAGGCCGGGCCCCTTCACTCCCTGCCGAGCATCTCGCCCTTCGCCTCCCAGTCGGGCGCCGAGAAAGTTTCTGGGGCCCCCGCCCGCCTGGCCGCTCTCGTCGGCGGCCCCCTCCGGTAAGGCTTTGTGTGCTGTGCAGGGGCGAGGGCGGCTGGgcgcctctccctctctctccccctcacacacCCCGCGCTCGCTCCTCCGCCTCCCCCCTTCTCCCGCTCTCTCGGGCTCGGCTCCTGGAGCTCggtcgcctcctcctcctcctcctcctccgctctctctctctctctctctctctggctggctggctggtctGTGGCGCGCAAGTTTTGTTGCTGTCCTAAGAAAACTTCTGGCGGAGGCGGCGGCGAAGCTGGGCACGGCCAGGCTGCATCGCTCTCAAAGTTGAGCTGCGGGCGAAGCGGCCGGCACCGTGCGGAAGAAGCAGAGTCCTCTTCCTCGTCCTCGTCCTCCTCCTCGTCGTCCTCGTCCTCCTCCTCGGGCAAGGCTCGCGCCACAGGCTGCGGAAGACATGACCCGGGCGGGGGCTCGTGGCGGGGCTTGGGAAAGTTTCCTCTCGGGAAGGTGCTGTCGCCTCACATGACCGCAAAGAAAAGCAGCTGAGGCGcgcggggcgggggggcggggggggagaggaggaaaacaAAAGACACGCTTTCTCCTTCTGCTTCCAaggcaagtttttaaaaatagatgTAGTATTTCGAGCAACTTTGAAAGGAGCCccaaacaaaagaagaagatccCGCGGTGGTGTCTGAGGGAAGAGGTGCAAAGCGCCTGGCCGGCGGCGCGAGCGCCCCGCTGGTATCCTTTTTCCCGCCGCTAACTCCAGTGGGGTAGTTGGCTGCCAGGCTGGCCAAGCGTGCTCTGCCGGTGCAGGAGTTACAGCAGCTCTGCTCGCCTCGGCTGCGCTCTTCcctcgctgctgctgccgccgccgccgcctcctccccctcctggctttctctttctctctccctctgacagttctctctctgtccctccctcACAGAGCAGGGACTGTCGAATGTTTACCCTCCGCCGAGAGCGCGCGCACCACCACCACACTTTCCCAAATACAAGGAAGTCGAGCGCGAGGGCCCCCGCTGATTGGCTACCTGCTGGGTGATTGGCAGGCCCGGAATGACTGGCTCAGGACGCCAGGCCCCCCTTCCGGCCGTTCCGATTGGTTGCTTTTTAATTTAGGCAAAGTGTCGTGGAGGCTGGAAAActgccctacccccccccccccttccatcacTCCTCCTTTGGTTTCTctatcccttcctccctccctccccccccttaccCACAACATCTTAACTCTTCCAGCCCAGCGAATAAATCTGAGTTCTCCCGGAACAGTTCCGAGAAGAGgggaggcggggggtggggggggggagaaagaaaggagaagCAAAGCCCCGCTCTAATACTGTACTTATTTTCCTGGCATGCCTCTGATTCCTGGTAAGGGCGCCTAATCCTGATTATCTGGCAGCAGCAGCCCATGGTGGCACTGCACAGAGAGGCTGCCtggatcccgccccccccctccccaagagaaAGAGCAGGAGCGCCCTCCGGATCGCTGGCGAAGTTTCCTCTCTTCCGCGCCTCTCTTGTGTTTTGCATTTGTCCTTTCGGATGCGCAAAGCTGCAGTCACACCCGCACCCCTCCGGGGCCTTTTTTTGCAGGTCCTCAGGCCGAGGCTCAGCCGGCAAACTGGAGCCCTCCATGGCCAGCGACCAGCCCCCGAAGGCTTCTTTGTTTTCCGCGCCCGGTTCCCCGGCCTCTTGGGcttccccttctctctcccctacccccccccccctccgccacccCCGCCATTGGCAGAACGCCTGGGCAGACCAAGGCCTCAGCGAGCCCCGCACCTTCCGCATCTCGAGATCTGTAGCCTACCTTTTGGAAGACTAAAGTAAAGCTGCTGAGCTGTGTCTGTTTCAAAGGACGCCCATGCACGAGGCTGGGGGATTGGAGGTGTTTCAAACCAACAACGGCGGTGCCTTTCAGATCAGCTAACTTAACATGGTTGCttattcatgtgtgtgtgtgtgtgtgtgtgtgtgagatatttgggcgcgggggggggggggagagatcctgCACGCCATTCGTTTTACAGGAAAAACCTGACTCTATGAAACATTTTATTATTGCTAGTCCAGCTGAAAGAGTTAAGGTGGGCGGGAGAGCGAGCGagcgagagggaggggggagagcgagCGAGCGAGATGCGACCAAGCGGAAACGCAGCACACAGGCAACCTCAGTGAaccaagaaaaaagagaaagtggTAACCAAAACAAGGGCAAATTGAACACTCCTCGGGGATTTCCCATGAAATAACACCGTTCGGACGTTCAGGAGCTACATCCTGGCTAACGAGGACAGGGTGTTTGTGtggtgctggtgtgtgtgtgtgcgtgtgcgtgctGCGCGCGAGCTTCTGGAGAGAGACTCATGACCATCCAGAATATGGCTCTCTCCACATTTGTGAGTGTAACTGTGGGCGAGCGtgtggatctctctctctctgtctcgctcgctctccctccctaggtaaaataaaaataaaaaatgcagcagcagcagcagcagcttgttTACATTGAGCTGTGCAACACAACGCCCCCCGTCCCTCCCTCCTGTTCATAATTTCAGTCCCGAAGCACTGAGCTTAGGTGAATTTCAGTGTACAGCACGAACTGCATACATCTCCCCCGCTAGCGAGGAAGGTATGCGGCTCTGGCGGGGATGCTGAGATTAGCTGGAAGCGGGCAGGATTTGTTTAGGACTCGGTCCAGCTTCTGCTTGTACAGTAAAAGATATCATCTTCCGGAGGGTTCAGAAAAACCATTAGGGAAGTATACAGCAAGAGGGCAAGGTGACTAAACCTTTAACataaggcttttttttgtggggggggggggaggttgctgtTCTCTCGCATCTCCAGAGGTTTCCTTcccttagatagatagatggggagagagaaagagagagagagagagagagatgaagggtCCAACACAGATTTCATTGACTAAAtcggagatctccaggtgcagtCTTTGGAATAATCCGTGCCAGAACCCCATGTTTTCCTTTCCAGCCGATTTTGCTTGGATCAGGCTCAAAACCCGAGTGAGTCTCGTGGTTTTGTTTACACTGAATGGGGAGGATAGGAACGGTGCCATGGGGCCGTCTTTCATTAATGTACAGTGAGGATTTTGTCTAAATTACTGCTATGAATTTCACAGTACACGCTTTCAAAAGCCGTCTCAGGTGGCCAGATGAAACGTGATAGCGCCTCTGCAGATCGACTTTCTTAATcataataatgtttttttttaagtatgaaaAATTTCAGGAGAGCGTTCTCCTGTAACGTTGCATACCCACAGACTCGAAACCTTGCCAGTCGAATTtggcttttaaaatttttaaaaagacaaacttAATCTTCCCTCGCCCCCAACaattcattccccaccccccttcccttgTAGAGTGTGATTGCtttgtctggggaaaaaaaaatccaaagtaTAACAAGGGGAGAACAGTTAGTGCTGATTTTCATTTGCATAAATTTTCATATATTTTGGTGA contains:
- the POU3F3 gene encoding POU domain, class 3, transcription factor 3, with protein sequence MATAASNPYLPGNSILSAGSIVHSDSGMQPGSVAVTSVSGGGGYRGDPSSVKMVQSDFMQGAMAASNGGHMLSHAHQWVTALPHAAAAAAAAAAAAAEAGSPWSSSPVGMSGSPQQQQQQQQQQQQQPDVKGGGGRDELHGGAALHHRPPPPHLGPPHQGHWGAAATAHLPAMAAQQQQQPLLYSQPGGFTVNGMLSPPPGSQSLVHPGLVRGDTPELGDHPGHHHHHHHHPHAHPHHGGGGGGAGGLNSHGGGGGDPHSDEDTPTSDDLEQFAKQFKQRRIKLGFTQADVGLALGTLYGNVFSQTTICRFEALQLSFKNMCKLKPLLNKWLEEADSSTGSPTSIDKIAAQGRKRKKRTSIEVSVKGALESHFLKCPKPSAQEITNLADSLQLEKEVVRVWFCNRRQKEKRMTPPGIQQQTPDDVYSQVGNVNSDTPPPHHGLQASVQ